A section of the Methanosarcina mazei S-6 genome encodes:
- a CDS encoding DUF6951 family protein gives MVTEISLNTICGHTTKIIATKEGKNTHIHIKTTCEKLRKWGTKFDMGTKDLMGGPDTVLARKSAENPLTPTCLVPAAVMNACWLENGMISKNLARGMGKMEIIFDKLE, from the coding sequence ATGGTCACTGAAATTTCACTCAATACCATATGCGGACATACAACAAAAATAATCGCTACAAAAGAAGGAAAAAACACCCATATACATATTAAAACCACCTGTGAAAAACTTAGAAAATGGGGCACAAAATTCGATATGGGCACAAAAGACCTCATGGGAGGGCCCGATACAGTTCTCGCCCGGAAATCAGCTGAAAATCCTCTTACTCCCACATGCCTTGTCCCGGCTGCCGTGATGAACGCCTGCTGGCTCGAAAACGGCATGATCTCTAAAAACCTTGCCAGGGGAATGGGAAAAATGGAAATTATTTTTGACAAACTTGAGTGA
- a CDS encoding DUF169 domain-containing protein, protein MELKEINNYGQEIINCLKLETSPVAVKLIPKGEKVPEGIKKAEEAMRHCQFVDRVRRTGEALYTGWDDQLCKGGAAVMGLGALPPKVASGEFYYKGLKQFGTQEAAKRTIDMVPTLAPHSTEAILYSPLEKTTFIPDLVLVICNPRQVMLLTQAYMYKEGGRLEVSFAGKQSLCSDGVVQAKEGKMAVTVGCSGSRLYTDIADEEMTIGIPIDLLPDIAAGLKAICPE, encoded by the coding sequence ATGGAATTAAAAGAAATCAACAATTATGGACAGGAAATAATCAATTGCCTTAAACTTGAAACATCCCCTGTTGCAGTGAAACTGATCCCTAAAGGAGAAAAAGTTCCGGAAGGGATCAAAAAAGCTGAGGAAGCCATGAGACACTGCCAGTTCGTTGACCGTGTAAGGAGGACCGGGGAAGCGTTATACACCGGGTGGGATGATCAGTTATGCAAAGGAGGCGCGGCAGTCATGGGTCTTGGAGCGCTTCCCCCAAAAGTCGCAAGTGGAGAATTCTACTATAAAGGTTTAAAACAGTTCGGCACCCAGGAAGCCGCAAAGCGCACTATTGATATGGTGCCAACCCTTGCCCCTCACTCTACAGAAGCTATCCTGTATTCGCCCCTTGAGAAAACCACATTTATTCCGGACCTTGTACTGGTGATCTGCAATCCCAGGCAGGTAATGCTGCTCACTCAGGCTTACATGTACAAAGAAGGGGGAAGGCTTGAAGTCAGTTTCGCGGGCAAACAGAGCCTCTGTTCCGACGGTGTGGTTCAGGCTAAAGAAGGTAAAATGGCAGTAACAGTAGGCTGTAGCGGCAGCAGACTTTATACAGATATTGCAGACGAAGAAATGACAATAGGTATCCCAATTGACCTTCTTCCCGACATCGCAGCCGGCCTCAAGGCAATCTGCCCCGAATAA